In a genomic window of Halobiforma lacisalsi AJ5:
- a CDS encoding LLM class flavin-dependent oxidoreductase, whose translation MKLSAVDLSPVPDDGTATDAYENTVEAARQAERLGFTRFWVAEHHGMADTIAGTTPEVLLGHLAAETDSIRLGSGAVLLNHYSPFKVAEAFGALDALAPGRVDAGLGRANGSPAADRALGTSRRVQNPDEDHAEKIEAVVNHLYDDFPDGHAYDDLEIPRSDAEPPVPWVLGSSPSSAAIAGQLGLRYCFAAFIRPHLAVQSFETYREEFRASELAGGIDEPEGMVAVNAVCAGTDEEAARQRAVAEASFERMQRGVVGTTPSVEEAIDELGGVPEPTPATLESGEWPRAISGSPETLAGLLEQLADRVGVDEVMIQHVVGDHDDALRSHELLAEGVGLEPR comes from the coding sequence ATGAAACTCTCTGCAGTCGATCTCTCTCCGGTTCCCGACGACGGGACCGCGACCGACGCGTACGAAAACACCGTCGAGGCCGCACGACAGGCCGAACGACTCGGCTTCACGCGGTTCTGGGTCGCTGAACACCACGGGATGGCGGATACCATCGCGGGAACGACGCCCGAAGTGTTGCTCGGACACCTCGCCGCCGAAACGGACTCGATCCGGCTCGGATCGGGCGCGGTGTTGCTCAACCACTACAGTCCGTTCAAGGTCGCGGAGGCGTTCGGCGCGCTGGACGCGCTCGCGCCGGGTCGGGTCGACGCGGGCCTCGGGCGGGCGAACGGCTCGCCCGCCGCGGACCGCGCCCTCGGAACGTCCCGTCGCGTACAAAACCCGGACGAGGATCACGCCGAGAAGATCGAAGCCGTCGTCAACCACCTCTACGACGACTTTCCGGATGGACACGCCTACGACGACCTCGAGATTCCGCGGTCGGACGCGGAACCGCCCGTTCCGTGGGTGCTCGGCTCGAGCCCCTCGAGTGCGGCGATCGCGGGCCAACTCGGCCTGCGCTACTGTTTCGCGGCGTTCATCCGCCCGCACCTCGCCGTCCAGTCCTTCGAGACGTACCGCGAGGAATTCCGAGCGTCGGAGCTTGCCGGCGGTATCGACGAACCGGAGGGCATGGTCGCGGTGAACGCCGTCTGCGCCGGGACCGACGAGGAGGCGGCGCGTCAGCGTGCGGTCGCCGAAGCGTCGTTCGAGCGAATGCAACGTGGCGTCGTCGGGACGACGCCGTCGGTCGAGGAAGCCATCGACGAACTGGGCGGCGTCCCCGAACCGACGCCCGCCACGCTCGAGTCGGGCGAGTGGCCGCGGGCGATTTCCGGAAGCCCCGAGACGCTCGCCGGCCTGCTCGAGCAACTCGCGGATCGCGTCGGCGTCGACGAGGTGATGATTCAGCACGTCGTCGGCGACCACGACGACGCGCTCCGCTCTCACGAACTCCTGGCGGAGGGCGTCGGACTCGAGCCTCGGTGA
- a CDS encoding MATE family efflux transporter, translating to MVEQFLRTLMRTTDVAVTGLFSPAAVAAVGLADLYARLPLRIGLGLGSGVIALSSQDTGADATANRDEAITQAILLGAVAGIPFVLFGYGLGRWAIAVLGAESEVARMGGLYLAIIFATTPARHIALVAARSIQGAGDTRTPMYVNGVSNALNIVGTVVLGLGLGPAPTLEIVGVGIATAVGNVFSAVALSAAIYGAWTPAGFVRPTEWTITRQLLAISAPRIVEGLVTTVLEFPFNSILLFFGTEVNAAYQIGRRVYQQLTGPLSRGYRTGTSIVVGQTLGEGDPAGARYNGWAAAALGVATVGSLGAVLFVGAEWFVSFFTDDPATRGYAAAFAAAYAVAAPVTVLYVVLAGALTSGSDTTTPFIGRITGMFFGMVGVSYVFGIRLGYGLPAVYASIVVYYLWATIYVVVGFYRGGWIERTQSMMDERGSTPGED from the coding sequence ATGGTCGAGCAGTTCCTCCGGACGCTGATGCGGACGACCGACGTCGCCGTCACCGGCCTGTTCTCGCCCGCAGCCGTCGCGGCCGTCGGGCTCGCGGACCTCTATGCCCGCCTGCCGCTGCGGATCGGCCTCGGGCTCGGCAGCGGCGTCATCGCGCTCTCGAGCCAGGACACCGGCGCGGATGCGACGGCAAACAGGGACGAGGCGATCACGCAGGCGATACTGCTGGGCGCGGTCGCCGGAATCCCGTTCGTGCTGTTCGGCTACGGTCTCGGGCGGTGGGCCATCGCCGTCCTCGGCGCCGAATCCGAGGTCGCCCGCATGGGCGGGCTCTACCTGGCGATCATCTTCGCGACGACGCCCGCGCGCCACATCGCGCTCGTGGCCGCGCGGTCGATCCAGGGGGCCGGCGACACGCGCACGCCGATGTACGTCAACGGCGTCTCGAACGCCCTCAACATCGTCGGGACGGTCGTCCTCGGGCTCGGACTCGGTCCCGCGCCGACCCTCGAGATCGTCGGCGTCGGCATCGCGACCGCCGTCGGCAACGTCTTCTCCGCGGTGGCGCTGTCCGCCGCCATCTACGGGGCCTGGACCCCCGCCGGCTTCGTCCGGCCGACCGAGTGGACCATCACCCGCCAGCTGCTCGCGATCAGCGCCCCGCGGATCGTCGAGGGGCTGGTGACGACCGTCCTCGAGTTCCCGTTCAACTCCATCCTGCTGTTCTTCGGGACGGAGGTCAACGCCGCCTACCAGATCGGCCGTCGCGTCTACCAGCAACTCACCGGCCCGCTCTCGCGGGGCTACCGGACGGGAACGAGCATCGTCGTCGGGCAGACCCTCGGCGAGGGCGACCCGGCGGGGGCGCGGTACAACGGCTGGGCGGCCGCGGCGCTTGGAGTCGCGACCGTCGGCTCACTCGGGGCGGTCCTCTTCGTCGGGGCCGAGTGGTTCGTCTCCTTCTTCACCGACGACCCGGCCACGCGGGGGTACGCGGCCGCCTTCGCGGCGGCCTACGCCGTCGCTGCCCCCGTGACCGTGCTCTACGTCGTCCTGGCCGGCGCGCTCACGAGCGGGAGCGACACGACGACGCCCTTTATCGGCAGGATCACCGGCATGTTCTTCGGGATGGTCGGCGTCTCGTACGTCTTCGGGATCCGGCTCGGCTACGGCCTCCCGGCCGTCTACGCCTCGATCGTCGTTTACTACCTGTGGGCGACGATCTACGTCGTCGTCGGCTTCTACCGCGGCGGCTGGATCGAGCGCACCCAGTCGATGATGGACGAGCGCGGGAGCACGCCGGGCGAGGACTGA
- a CDS encoding saccharopine dehydrogenase family protein — protein MNSLLVYGSYGYTGRLIASAAVSRGWSPIVAGRDRHRVRDQAETLGLEWRAFSLDDSRERVVAALEDVDAVLNCAGPFVDTAEPVVEACLETGTDYLDVTGEFSVFERLRQRDHLAREAGVTLLPGVGFDVVPSDCLAAHLAERLPTADRVALGIKSGSSLSRGTARTALEGLGEGGVIRRNGRLLQVPAAYRTREIDFGNGPEHAVTIPFGDVVTAAHGTNLDSVEVYLAAPPWTSRALSALDSMGPLCDTGPVERLLERAVDAAFDGPDERELATDRGVVWGEVEDDAGRRARARLETPNPYALTVETALAASKRVLESADWGVDSGFRTPATAFGSDFVLEFEGTSLETLEDPDLERGCHEESEPAPSRVASDG, from the coding sequence ATGAACTCCCTGCTCGTCTACGGGTCGTACGGCTACACCGGGCGGCTGATCGCCTCGGCGGCCGTCTCGCGGGGGTGGTCGCCGATCGTCGCGGGGCGCGATCGGCACCGGGTTCGCGACCAGGCGGAAACCCTGGGGCTGGAGTGGCGGGCGTTTTCGCTGGACGACAGTCGTGAGCGCGTCGTCGCCGCCCTCGAGGACGTCGACGCCGTTCTCAACTGCGCGGGTCCGTTCGTCGACACCGCCGAACCGGTGGTCGAGGCCTGCCTCGAGACCGGAACGGACTACCTCGACGTTACCGGCGAGTTCTCCGTGTTCGAACGGCTCCGCCAGCGGGACCACCTCGCTCGCGAGGCCGGCGTCACGCTGCTACCCGGCGTCGGGTTCGACGTCGTCCCCTCCGACTGTCTGGCGGCCCACCTCGCCGAGCGACTGCCGACTGCCGACCGGGTCGCGCTCGGGATCAAAAGCGGGAGTTCGCTCTCGCGGGGGACCGCCCGGACGGCTCTCGAGGGCCTGGGCGAGGGCGGCGTGATCCGCCGGAACGGTCGCCTCCTGCAAGTGCCGGCGGCGTATCGAACGCGCGAGATCGATTTCGGCAACGGGCCCGAACACGCGGTCACGATTCCGTTCGGCGACGTCGTCACCGCGGCCCACGGCACGAACCTGGACTCGGTCGAGGTCTACCTCGCCGCGCCGCCCTGGACGTCGCGGGCGCTGTCGGCCCTGGATTCGATGGGCCCGCTCTGTGACACCGGCCCCGTCGAACGACTCCTCGAGCGGGCGGTCGACGCCGCGTTCGACGGGCCCGACGAGCGCGAACTCGCGACCGACCGGGGGGTCGTCTGGGGCGAGGTCGAGGACGACGCCGGACGGCGGGCCCGGGCCCGACTCGAGACACCGAACCCGTACGCGCTGACCGTCGAGACGGCGCTGGCGGCGAGCAAGCGCGTCCTCGAGTCCGCGGACTGGGGCGTCGACTCCGGCTTTCGGACCCCTGCCACGGCCTTCGGGAGCGACTTCGTCCTCGAGTTCGAGGGTACCAGCCTCGAGACCCTCGAGGACCCGGACCTCGAGCGAGGGTGTCACGAGGAGTCGGAACCGGCACCCTCCCGCGTCGCGTCCGACGGCTGA
- a CDS encoding Rieske (2Fe-2S) protein, producing the protein MEAEARIAPLEEVPAESTLVFRVEPEGSDGDGDSDDRQEAILVRDGTDATAAQDRDGGDGNRRTREHPSVSCWLNYCQHFTHIKLDKGSGAAMRNGEIVCENHGAYFEADSGYCTYGPCEGATLAELEVTVSEGDVYLTDDDYAYVGRGPIEDENEEFDLASRSNVEF; encoded by the coding sequence ATGGAAGCCGAGGCACGGATCGCCCCGCTCGAGGAGGTTCCCGCCGAGTCGACGCTGGTCTTTCGGGTCGAACCCGAAGGTAGCGACGGTGACGGCGACAGCGACGACCGGCAGGAGGCCATCCTCGTCCGGGACGGAACGGATGCGACGGCAGCGCAAGACCGAGACGGCGGAGACGGGAACCGACGCACGCGCGAACACCCGTCCGTCTCCTGCTGGCTCAACTACTGCCAGCACTTCACCCACATCAAACTCGACAAGGGGTCGGGTGCGGCGATGCGAAACGGCGAGATCGTCTGCGAGAACCACGGCGCGTACTTCGAGGCCGACTCCGGCTACTGCACCTACGGCCCCTGCGAGGGCGCGACGCTGGCGGAACTCGAGGTGACCGTCTCCGAGGGCGACGTCTACCTGACCGACGACGACTACGCCTACGTCGGCAGGGGACCGATCGAGGACGAGAACGAGGAATTCGACCTGGCGTCGCGGTCGAACGTCGAGTTCTGA
- a CDS encoding DUF7344 domain-containing protein, translating into MTATSNSEFDCAEFALALLEWLDDRSDDEVPAEAGTVDDALELLASERRRLFLQVMRTYGEAITLPDAAEEVAVRETGDAVRELSAERVADVYISLYHDHLPRLVDAGLLDYDQERDLVSPARL; encoded by the coding sequence ATGACTGCTACGTCTAACTCCGAGTTCGACTGTGCCGAATTCGCACTGGCGCTGCTCGAGTGGCTCGACGACCGTTCGGACGACGAGGTCCCCGCCGAAGCCGGGACCGTCGACGACGCCCTCGAGTTGCTCGCCAGCGAACGGCGGCGGCTGTTCCTCCAGGTTATGCGGACCTACGGTGAGGCGATCACGCTCCCCGACGCGGCCGAGGAAGTCGCGGTGCGGGAGACCGGCGACGCCGTCCGCGAGCTATCGGCCGAACGCGTCGCCGACGTCTACATCTCGCTGTACCACGATCACCTCCCGCGGCTGGTCGACGCCGGGCTACTCGACTACGACCAGGAACGGGACCTCGTTTCGCCGGCGCGGCTCTAA
- a CDS encoding transcriptional regulator: MREADRTTRQRLADALRAEPSTPSELAAQFDLTPHAVIGHVEHVSQSVDGDEQLLVAPPTCRDCEFDDFDDLVNLPSRCPSCKSESVAEPTFTIE; encoded by the coding sequence ATGCGCGAGGCCGACCGAACGACCAGGCAACGACTCGCCGACGCCTTACGCGCCGAGCCGTCGACCCCGAGCGAACTCGCGGCCCAGTTCGACCTGACGCCCCACGCGGTGATCGGGCACGTCGAACACGTCTCCCAGTCCGTCGATGGCGACGAGCAACTGCTCGTCGCGCCGCCGACCTGTCGGGACTGCGAGTTCGACGACTTCGACGACCTCGTGAACCTCCCCTCCCGGTGTCCGTCCTGCAAGAGCGAATCGGTCGCGGAGCCGACGTTCACGATCGAGTGA
- a CDS encoding sugar phosphate nucleotidyltransferase: MKAVVLAGGYATRMWPITKHRPKMFLPIGDSTVVDRIFAELEADERIDEVYVSTNERFAADFEAHLADSEFEKPRLSVEETTDEDEKFGVVGALAQLIDREGVDDDLLVIAGDNLISFDVSEFLDYFEEHEAPTLAAYDVGSREKAKSYGLVDLEGDRVVDFQEKPDDPKSTLVSIACYAFPRNSLSLLPTYLEEGNNPDEPGWFVQWLQNREPTYAYTFEGAWYDIGTPESYLDAVAWHLDGDSLVADSATVEGATIGDNVHVMENVTLEDTRLDHAVVFPDATVRSGDIRRSIIDEGTHIEDLDLAGALIGAHTTITNGTDGTDGSDGSDGSDRE, translated from the coding sequence ATGAAGGCCGTCGTCCTTGCGGGCGGATACGCGACCCGGATGTGGCCGATCACGAAACATCGGCCGAAGATGTTCCTCCCGATCGGCGATTCGACGGTCGTCGATCGTATCTTCGCGGAACTCGAGGCTGACGAGCGGATCGACGAGGTCTACGTCAGTACGAACGAGCGGTTCGCCGCCGACTTCGAGGCTCACCTGGCAGACAGCGAGTTCGAGAAACCTCGGCTCTCGGTCGAGGAGACGACCGACGAGGACGAGAAGTTCGGCGTCGTCGGCGCGCTCGCCCAGTTGATCGACCGAGAGGGGGTCGACGACGACCTCCTCGTGATCGCCGGGGACAACCTGATCAGCTTCGACGTGTCGGAGTTCCTCGACTACTTCGAAGAGCACGAGGCCCCGACGCTCGCGGCCTACGACGTCGGCTCCCGCGAGAAGGCCAAATCCTACGGGCTGGTCGACCTCGAGGGCGACCGCGTCGTCGACTTCCAGGAGAAACCCGACGATCCGAAGAGTACGCTGGTCTCGATCGCCTGCTACGCGTTCCCACGGAACTCGCTGTCCCTGCTACCGACGTATCTCGAGGAGGGGAACAACCCCGACGAACCCGGCTGGTTCGTCCAGTGGCTCCAGAACCGCGAGCCGACCTACGCCTACACGTTCGAGGGCGCGTGGTACGACATCGGGACCCCCGAGAGCTATCTCGACGCCGTCGCCTGGCACTTAGACGGTGACTCGCTGGTCGCCGACTCCGCGACCGTCGAGGGCGCGACGATCGGCGACAACGTCCACGTGATGGAGAACGTCACCCTCGAGGACACCCGGCTCGATCACGCGGTGGTCTTTCCGGACGCGACGGTTCGTAGCGGGGACATCCGGCGATCGATCATCGACGAGGGGACCCACATCGAGGACCTGGATCTCGCGGGGGCGCTGATCGGCGCGCATACGACGATCACGAACGGTACCGACGGTACTGACGGCTCGGACGGCTCGGACGGCTCGGACCGCGAGTAA
- a CDS encoding NfeD family protein: MLEAFLGNVPLLLLSVGLVLMVLEALSPGAHLIVIGVALVGAGLIGMALPGTVSLFVLAALTLGFGAVAAYVYNEFDFYGGKGTAQTSDSDSLAGATGYATERITNRGGEVKLDEGGFAPYYSARTTSGTIEEGEEIIVLDPGGGNVLTVESLGAIGEDEIDRALARADEENADSGDGDVQTRERSRESTRERERDPDRASEFETENSS, from the coding sequence ATGCTCGAGGCCTTCCTGGGGAACGTGCCGCTCTTGCTCTTGTCGGTGGGGCTCGTACTGATGGTGCTCGAGGCCCTCTCGCCCGGCGCACATCTCATCGTGATCGGGGTCGCACTTGTCGGCGCCGGACTGATCGGCATGGCGCTCCCGGGGACGGTGAGCCTGTTCGTCCTGGCGGCGCTGACGCTCGGGTTCGGCGCCGTCGCCGCGTACGTCTACAACGAGTTCGACTTCTACGGCGGGAAGGGGACCGCCCAGACGTCCGACTCGGACTCGCTTGCGGGTGCGACCGGTTACGCCACCGAACGGATCACGAACCGCGGCGGCGAAGTGAAACTCGACGAGGGCGGTTTCGCACCGTATTACAGCGCACGGACTACCAGCGGAACGATCGAGGAGGGCGAAGAGATCATCGTGCTGGATCCGGGCGGCGGGAACGTGCTCACGGTCGAATCCCTGGGTGCGATCGGCGAAGACGAGATCGACCGTGCGCTCGCACGAGCCGACGAAGAGAACGCGGATTCGGGGGACGGCGACGTCCAGACACGAGAGCGGAGTCGAGAGTCGACCCGGGAGCGAGAACGGGACCCCGATCGCGCCTCGGAGTTCGAAACCGAGAACTCGAGTTGA
- a CDS encoding SPFH domain-containing protein encodes MVVPLPMQTGGALLFVGALVLVVVIAALLSAIEIVDAYEKRALTVFGEYRKLLEPGINFVPPFVSNTYRFDMRTQTLDVPRQEAITRDNSPVTADAVVYIKVMDAKKAFLEVDDYKKAVSNLAQTTLRAVLGDMELDDTLNKRQEINAKIRQELDEPTDEWGIRVESVEVREVNPSKDVQRAMEQQTSAERKRRAMILEAQGERRSAVEKAEGDKQSEIIRAQGEKQSQILEAQGDAISTVLRARSAESMGERAIIDKGMETLEGIGQSESTTFVMPQELTSMVGRYGKHLSGSDVKENGEQLESRDFDEETRELIGLDDIAEIIGEIDQEAEMDVEAMEQEAQAIKQGEDPSKITDPEEVIEEMDQDFQGADPTTEESQDD; translated from the coding sequence ATGGTCGTACCACTCCCCATGCAAACCGGCGGTGCGCTGCTGTTCGTCGGTGCCCTCGTACTCGTGGTCGTGATCGCCGCCCTGTTGAGTGCGATCGAGATCGTCGACGCCTACGAGAAGCGTGCGCTGACCGTTTTCGGTGAGTACCGCAAACTGCTCGAGCCCGGTATCAACTTCGTCCCGCCGTTCGTGTCGAACACCTACCGATTCGACATGCGGACACAGACGCTCGATGTCCCCCGGCAGGAAGCGATCACGCGGGACAACTCGCCCGTGACGGCCGACGCGGTCGTCTACATCAAGGTGATGGACGCCAAGAAGGCGTTCCTCGAGGTCGACGACTACAAGAAGGCCGTCTCCAACCTCGCCCAGACCACGCTGCGTGCCGTGCTGGGCGACATGGAACTGGACGACACGCTCAACAAGCGCCAGGAGATCAACGCCAAGATCCGCCAGGAACTCGACGAACCCACCGACGAGTGGGGCATTCGAGTGGAAAGCGTCGAGGTCCGCGAGGTCAACCCCTCGAAGGACGTCCAGCGCGCGATGGAGCAACAGACCTCCGCAGAGCGTAAGCGTCGCGCGATGATCCTCGAGGCACAGGGTGAACGCCGCAGTGCCGTCGAGAAGGCCGAGGGTGACAAGCAGTCCGAGATCATCCGCGCCCAGGGTGAAAAGCAAAGCCAGATTCTGGAAGCGCAGGGTGACGCCATCTCGACCGTCCTGCGCGCTCGCTCCGCGGAATCGATGGGCGAACGCGCGATCATCGACAAGGGAATGGAGACCCTCGAGGGGATCGGTCAGAGCGAGTCCACGACCTTCGTCATGCCCCAGGAACTCACGTCGATGGTCGGGCGCTACGGCAAGCACCTCTCGGGGAGCGACGTCAAGGAGAACGGCGAGCAACTCGAGAGTCGCGATTTCGACGAGGAGACCCGCGAACTGATCGGCCTGGACGACATCGCCGAGATCATCGGCGAGATCGATCAGGAAGCCGAGATGGACGTCGAAGCGATGGAGCAGGAAGCCCAGGCGATCAAGCAGGGCGAAGATCCGTCGAAGATCACCGACCCCGAGGAAGTGATCGAGGAGATGGACCAGGACTTCCAGGGAGCCGATCCGACCACCGAGGAGTCCCAGGACGACTAA
- a CDS encoding winged helix-turn-helix transcriptional regulator, whose product MTPPDGVDDDKRATLRRFAALGASASMAGAGAAGLAERAAADDAGDSDARDAIAGYLSTTPGAHFSKVRDDLQLGTGETQHHLRRLEENGTVERYSDGDYKRFVPADRFDEFEKRALGYLRRDTPRGMLIELLSNPEASAGALADALDVSSPTVSKYAGELEEAGLLSREDGYAVERPETVLLLVVRYADSFGDRATRLAENADRFLEYDGH is encoded by the coding sequence ATGACACCGCCCGACGGGGTCGACGACGACAAGCGAGCGACCCTCCGCCGGTTCGCTGCCCTCGGAGCGAGCGCTTCGATGGCGGGTGCCGGAGCCGCCGGACTCGCCGAGCGTGCGGCCGCCGACGACGCGGGCGACAGCGACGCCCGCGACGCGATCGCCGGCTACCTCTCGACGACCCCCGGTGCGCACTTCTCGAAGGTCCGTGACGACCTCCAGCTGGGAACCGGCGAGACCCAACACCACCTGCGTCGCCTCGAGGAGAACGGCACCGTCGAGCGATACAGCGACGGCGACTACAAGCGGTTCGTCCCCGCCGATCGCTTCGACGAGTTCGAGAAGCGGGCGCTTGGATACCTCCGTCGGGACACGCCCCGGGGAATGCTGATCGAACTCCTTTCGAACCCCGAAGCGTCGGCGGGCGCCCTCGCGGACGCCCTCGACGTCTCCTCCCCGACGGTTAGCAAGTACGCCGGGGAACTCGAGGAGGCAGGCCTGCTCTCCCGGGAGGACGGTTACGCCGTCGAGCGCCCCGAAACTGTCCTGTTGCTGGTCGTCCGGTACGCCGATTCCTTCGGCGACCGGGCGACGCGTCTCGCCGAGAACGCGGACCGGTTCCTCGAGTACGACGGGCACTGA
- a CDS encoding DUF7123 family protein, protein MAPDLTSKQQRILQYLRENAATKTYFKSRLIGQELGMTAKEVGSNITALQEGDYDIEIEKWGYSSSTTWKVNA, encoded by the coding sequence ATGGCCCCCGACCTCACGTCCAAACAACAGCGCATTCTCCAGTACCTCCGGGAGAACGCCGCGACGAAAACCTACTTCAAATCCCGACTCATCGGGCAGGAGCTCGGAATGACGGCCAAGGAGGTCGGCTCGAACATCACCGCGCTGCAGGAAGGCGACTACGACATCGAGATCGAAAAGTGGGGCTACTCCTCGAGCACCACCTGGAAAGTAAACGCCTAG
- the yjjX gene encoding inosine/xanthosine triphosphatase → MHVAVGSTNPVKVEAVERTLERYDPSVESVAVDSGVPEQPWSIEETVTGAENRARASLTETDADYGIGLEGGVARLEGVPGLSLIMWAAVTDGRRTERGAGPTLRLPDEVADRLENGAELGPVMDDLLGTDGVAESQGAAGALTEGLTDRTRALSEAVACAFGPFRSGYYD, encoded by the coding sequence ATGCACGTCGCAGTCGGGAGCACGAACCCGGTCAAGGTCGAGGCGGTCGAGCGCACCCTCGAGCGGTACGATCCGTCGGTCGAATCGGTCGCGGTCGACTCGGGCGTCCCGGAGCAGCCGTGGTCCATCGAGGAAACCGTCACCGGCGCGGAGAACCGCGCTCGAGCATCGCTGACGGAGACCGACGCCGATTACGGAATCGGACTCGAGGGCGGTGTCGCCCGCCTCGAGGGGGTTCCCGGCCTCTCGCTGATCATGTGGGCCGCCGTGACCGACGGCCGACGGACCGAACGCGGGGCCGGACCGACGTTGCGGCTTCCGGACGAAGTCGCGGACCGACTCGAGAACGGCGCCGAACTCGGCCCGGTGATGGACGACCTCCTCGGGACCGACGGCGTCGCCGAGTCTCAGGGGGCGGCAGGCGCCCTCACCGAGGGTCTGACGGATCGCACGCGAGCGCTGAGCGAGGCTGTGGCCTGCGCCTTCGGTCCGTTCCGGTCGGGCTACTACGACTAA
- a CDS encoding transcription initiation factor IIB: MTNAQSNTRVRRNEHETTEETSETESEDTDLVCPECAGNLVVDDEHGETVCEDCGLVVEEDSVDRGPEWRAFDAAEKNEKSRVGAPTTNTMHDKGLSTNIDWRNKDAYGNSLGSRQREKMQRLRKWNERFRTRDSKERNLKQALGEIDRMASALGLPNNVRETASVIYRRALDEDLLPGRSIEGVSTSCVYAAARQAGVPRSLDEIADVSRVEKNEIARTYRYVVRELGLEVQPADPESYVPRFASGLDLSDEAEHRARALLQNAKEKGVHSGKSPVGLAAAAVYAAALLTNEKTTQAAVSDVADISEVTIRNRYHELLEAEETLGLA, translated from the coding sequence ATGACCAACGCACAATCGAACACGAGAGTACGGCGTAACGAACACGAAACGACCGAAGAGACGAGCGAGACCGAGAGCGAAGACACCGACCTGGTCTGTCCCGAGTGTGCAGGCAACCTCGTCGTCGACGACGAACACGGCGAAACCGTCTGTGAGGACTGTGGCCTCGTCGTCGAGGAAGACTCCGTCGACCGCGGCCCCGAGTGGCGCGCGTTCGACGCCGCCGAGAAGAACGAGAAGTCCCGCGTGGGTGCGCCCACGACGAACACGATGCACGACAAGGGGCTCTCGACGAACATCGACTGGCGAAACAAGGACGCCTACGGGAACTCACTGGGATCGCGCCAGCGCGAGAAGATGCAGCGCCTGCGCAAGTGGAACGAGCGGTTCCGTACTCGCGACTCCAAGGAACGGAACCTGAAGCAGGCACTCGGCGAGATCGATCGCATGGCCTCCGCCCTGGGGCTCCCGAACAACGTCCGCGAGACCGCCTCCGTCATCTACCGCCGTGCGCTCGACGAGGATCTGCTGCCGGGCCGCTCCATCGAGGGCGTCTCCACCTCCTGTGTCTACGCCGCCGCCCGTCAGGCCGGCGTCCCTCGCTCGCTCGACGAGATCGCCGACGTCTCCCGCGTCGAGAAAAACGAGATCGCCCGCACGTACCGCTACGTCGTCCGCGAACTCGGTCTCGAGGTCCAGCCGGCCGATCCCGAGAGCTACGTCCCCCGGTTCGCCTCCGGACTCGACCTCTCGGACGAGGCCGAACACCGCGCCCGCGCGCTCCTGCAGAACGCCAAGGAGAAGGGCGTCCACAGCGGCAAGTCGCCGGTCGGACTCGCCGCCGCCGCGGTCTACGCCGCCGCACTGCTGACCAACGAGAAGACGACTCAGGCCGCCGTCTCCGACGTCGCCGACATCTCCGAGGTCACGATCCGGAACCGCTACCACGAACTCCTCGAGGCAGAGGAGACCCTCGGTCTGGCCTAA
- a CDS encoding type I 3-dehydroquinate dehydratase, whose product MEFDSFVLTASTADLTEEPAAREHADAIEFRMDLADDPLAALEAYDGDLPILATNRADWEGGEATEPEDDRLEALAEASRLLAAIREGDADDLLETIGAREPAVSVVASAHDFDGTPDEAAMVETLTEACEHGDVGKLAVTAHDRSDALAVLSATHRLTADGRTVATMAMGEAGSHTRAVAPVYGSRIGYAPVDPENATAPGQYDLETLARLVESLAD is encoded by the coding sequence ATGGAGTTCGACTCGTTCGTCCTGACCGCCTCGACTGCCGACCTCACGGAGGAGCCTGCCGCCCGCGAACACGCCGACGCCATCGAGTTCCGGATGGACCTCGCGGACGACCCGCTGGCCGCGCTCGAGGCTTACGACGGCGATCTGCCGATCCTGGCGACCAACCGGGCCGACTGGGAGGGCGGTGAGGCGACCGAACCCGAGGACGACCGTCTCGAGGCGCTGGCCGAGGCGAGCCGCCTACTCGCGGCGATCAGAGAGGGCGACGCCGACGACCTCCTCGAGACGATCGGAGCGCGCGAACCGGCGGTTTCGGTCGTCGCCTCCGCCCACGACTTCGACGGAACCCCCGACGAAGCGGCGATGGTCGAGACCCTCACGGAGGCTTGCGAACACGGGGACGTCGGCAAACTCGCCGTCACCGCACACGATCGAAGCGACGCGCTCGCCGTGCTGTCGGCGACCCACCGGCTGACCGCCGACGGGAGGACGGTCGCGACGATGGCGATGGGCGAGGCCGGAAGCCACACCCGCGCAGTCGCGCCGGTGTACGGCTCCAGAATCGGCTACGCGCCCGTCGACCCCGAAAACGCGACCGCGCCGGGCCAGTACGACCTCGAGACGCTGGCGCGGTTGGTCGAGTCGCTCGCGGACTAG